ACAGAAGGGGCTTATTCAGAACCTCAACCTGAGCGTAATGGGTGCATCCAGGGATGGGCAGACTAATTATGGCTTTTCTTCAGGCTTAACTGACCAGAAAGGAGTGCTGATCAATACCGGTTTTAAGCGCTACTCGCTACGGGCGAATGTGGAATCCAGGTTCTTTAATCTTTTAAAAATAGGAACAAACCTGAATTACAGTTTCAGTAAGCAGACTGGTGGTTCCTCGCCTAGTTATATGAATTATGGGGCAGCGAATTACCGGCCTGATATTCCGGTTTACAATCCGGACGGGTCTTATGCTAATGATGGTTTTAATGATAATCCTGTTGCCTCCAGAATGGTTACAGATATCAATGAAAGTCAAAGGCTACTGGCTTCTGTGTTTGCTGAGCTGGAAATCATTCCGGGTTTAAAAGCGAGGTCTTCGCTTTCCTATGATGTAAACCACAATACGGGGTTTTCTTATACCCCAAGCTGGATGCTCTCTGTAATTAATCAGAACCAAAAAGGGTCGAGGACGGATAAAAATTTTCAATATACCAACAGGATATTTGACAACACGCTCAGTTTTACCAAAGCTTATGATAAACATCATATAGATGCTGTAGCAGGCGCTTCCTGGACTTTGAACAGAAGTAATTTCAATAACGTAAACAGCATCAATTTTCCTAATGATGATGTACTGAATAACCTCGGTTCTGCGGGCACAATAAATGGTTACAGCAGCGGGGGAGAAAGCAGTGGTCTGGAATCTTTTTTTCTTCGTGCCAATTACAATTACGATGGAAAGTATTACCTGACGGTAAGTGGGCGTGCAGATAATTCTACCAAATTCGGACCTGAAAATCAATGGGGATATTTTCCTTCAGTAGGTCTGGCCTGGAGATTTTCACAGGAAAATTTTATGAAAGGCTTAAGCTTTATTGATGATGCGAAGTTAAGGTTAACCAGAGGAAAAACGGGAACTTCAGCATTTGGAAGTTTTGGGTTCCTGACTTTGTTTAACACCGGTTATTTCTATAATGGCGTGAACGGGCTTAGGGCAAATCCTGATGATGGGCAGCCGAATCCGGACATCAGATGGGAAGGAACGACGCAGACCGATGCGGCATTGGAGCTTAGTTTCTTAAAGTCACGGCTGAAAACCACCATCAATTATTATCGGAAATATACCGAGGGCATGATAACCGGGCCCAGTATTCCTTCATCCAATGGTTATAGTTTTCAAAACAAGAATATTGGAGATGTAAGCAACCAGGGATGGGAGTTTACCATATCGGCTATTCCGGTAAACAATGACAAGTTTACCTGGATCTCTGATTTTAACATCAGCTTTAATAAGAACAAAGTAGAAAAGACCTATGGAACAGCATTGTACGGTACTATTCTTCTGACCGAAGGACTTCCTTTGAATGGAATCCGGGGATACCGGACAAATGGGCTTTACCAGAATCAGGGAGAAATAGATGCGTTAAATGCCATTGCCAGACAAGCAACAGGAAATCCAGGTGCATTTTATCAGACTTCACAGACGGCTCCCGGAGATGTCAGGTTTGTTGACCTCAATGGAGATGGCAGGATAGATACCAAAGACAGGTCAATTCTTGGCTATTCTCAAAATCCCAAATATTTTGGGGGCTGGAATAATACTTTCCGATATGGACAATTGGAATTGAGCACACTTTTTCAGTTTGATGTAGGAAGTAAAGTTTCAAGAGAACAGAATAATGATGTTTTTAATGGCTACCGCTACAATGTCTCTTCATTGGTACTTACCGGATGGACTCCTGAAAATACAAATACACAGCAACCGAGAAATGTGGTTAACGGGCCTGGACAGAATATTGATACGAATACAGACCGTTTTATTGAAGATACATCTTTTCTAAGGTTAAAGAATGTACAACTGAGCTACCTTTTTAACAGTGCGTTATTAAAAAAGATGCACATTCAACAGGTAAGGTTATTTACAGGAATGACGAATTTATTTACCTGGACAAAATATAGAGGGCTGGACCCGGAAGTGAACAGTGAAAACACATTCACGGATCACGGAAGGGATACTGCTACTTATCCAACTACTCAAAGTATAACGTTTGGTGTTAATCTTAAATTTTAAAAAGATGATGAAAATGAAATCTATATCAATCGTTTTAAGCTGTATGCTGTTTATTAGTTTGCAGGCTTGTAAATTAACGGATGTAACAGACCTTAAGCCGGAAAACAAGCTGGATGAAAGTACTGTGGTTGTCGATATTCCTTCTGCTGAGAAATTGTTGGCAGGCGCATATTATAGCTTAAGAGATGAACCGCTGGCTAACCAGACCCCAATTTATGTTGGACTAATGGGACTGAACGTGACGGCCGCCGGTGCATCCAGCAATCCTTATCTTAACAATAATGTGCCTCCAAATAACAGCAGCTTAAATAGTTATTTATACGGAGGGCCATATCAACTTATTCAGACGGCTAACTTTGTAATTCTGAAAACCGGCGCTTTAACCCTTACAGATCCACGTAAAGCCCAGATCATTTCAGAAGCAAAATTTCTCCGTGCGTTGGGACATTTTTACATCCTGCGTCTCTTCGGTCAGTTCTGGGATATGGGGTCCAGTTACGGAATTGAAATCAAGGATATTCCGAATTCACCTGTTGCTGCAAGGGCAAGCGTTAAGCTCTCTTATGAATTTATCCTTTCGGATCTGGATGCAGCAATCAGTGATTGCCCGGAGTATAAAACCGGAGTCATGAAGGGATATGCGACCAAACTTGCTGCAAAAGCTTTAAAGGCAAGGGTGTTGTTGTATAAAAAAGATTATGCTGCGGCAGCCATATTGGCTAAAGAGGTGATGTCTGGTCCGGCACTACTGTCAGGAGACTTTGTTCGTCTTTTTACAAATGAAAAGTACAATGCTGATGAAGTGCTGTTGGCCTCTATTACTTTTGCCAATAACAACAATATCTATTTTGAGAATGGAAAATCCTATTATTGGACTGATGGGGGATATAAATTTACAGACCGGTATACTGAATTATTAAGGCAGGATGCCAGAAAATCGATTATTGTGAGAACTCCTTCAGATCCGGCAGATTTGTTGAAATGGCACGGTAACGGGAAGTTCAGTACAGGTGTACAAGGCAGCAGAAACGATACCGAATATTATCTGCGTTTGGCGGAAGTTTATCTGATTTACGCAGAGGCAGAAGCCAGAAGACCAGGTGGAAACTTAGACGATGCCCTTAAAGCATTGAATATCCTGCACACCAAACGAGGCAATCCGGAAGTGACTGCCTCCGGACAGAAAGACTTACTTCAGCTGGTCAGGAAAGAGAAAGAACTGGAACTGGGTGGAGAATCAGGAGAAGACTGGTATGATCTTGTTCGTTATATCAAAAACGGAGACCTGCAGGCTACAGCTGTAAAACAAAGCCTTACAGACGAAAACAAGCTGATTCTTCCCATACCACAAGTGAGTGTTGATGCCTCAAATCATTTAATTAAACAAAACCCCGGATACTAAAACCCCCTAAATATGAAAAAGAATATCATTTTATTAAGCTTAAGCAGCATTTGCCTGTTTGCCACTGCACAGGTAAAGAAAGATGGTTATACCATCAACGGAAAAATTGAAGGACTAAAAAGTCCATATATGTACATTTACGGTTTGGGAGGAAGTGATTCCGTTTCCGTAAAAAATGGTGTTTTCAGCTATAAGGGTAGTGTTAAGGAACCTACCCGGATTTACCTGACTGACCGGAAGGGATTGCAATTTGGATTGTATGTTGAAAATGCGCCTGTAAGTATTAAGGGCAATGTAAACGCAATTGAAGATATGCTGATCTCGGGAGGGAAGACGCAACAAGAGTCGAATGTCCTAAGTGTGAGCAAAAAAGACCTGGAAAAAAGGCAGAAGCAACTTTACAGCGAGTACGAGAAAGCAGAGAAGGCGAAAGACGCCGCTGCGATCGCAAAGATAGAAAGTGAATTTTTTAAAAGCTATAAGGAATCTGATGCTTTGAATAAAGCATTTATTACTAAGCATCCTAAAAGCTATGTGAGCCTGGTCAATATAAAAGATCTTGGTTCCAGTACAGATTATGCTGAATTACAAAGTCTTTTTCAGTCGCTTGATGCAGGGTTGAAAGCAACAGAGACCGGGAAAAAGATGGAAGCTATGTTAGCCGTATTGAAAAAAGGAAGTAATGGTCAGAAGATGATCGATTTTACCCAGAATGATATGGAAGGCAAGCCCGTTAGTTTTTCTTCTTTTAAAGGGAAGTATGTGTTGGTAGATTTTTGGGCAAGCTGGTGTGGGCCATGCAGAGGCGAGAACCCTAATGTATTGAAAGCATATGACCAGTTTAAAGATAAAGGCTTTACCGTTTTGGGTGTTTCTCTGGACGACAATGCGGATAAATGGAAGAAGGCAGTGGTCGAGGATAAAATGCCCTGGACTCAATTGTCTGACTTGAAAGGATGGAAGAATGAAGTTTCTACTTATTATGGTATCCAGGGAATTCCTGCCAATTATCTTGTAGACCCTGATGGGGTTATTATTGCCAGAAATTTAAGAGGTGAAGCGTTGCATGAGAAGTTGAAAGAATTGATGAAATAGTAAAAGCAAATGTTCTAAAAAAAGCTATCTGATTTGCTCAGATAGCTTTTTTATGTAGGTTGTTTATAGGTTGGCGGACAGGGCCTTGTAGTAATTTTCTGAAGCTTCCTGATGGGTATCTAAGAAAAGATAGGGCTCGATCAGTTCCAGTTCCATCAGGTTTAATTCCCCGTTTACAATTAAGCCATCAACTCTCGCATACAAACAACCCTGTGCATATTGTTCAACATAAGCTGCGGCACTTTTAATATGTTTGTCGAGGCCTTGCTGAACATTCACGCTACCACCGTGATAAGTTTGCACCCTGAAATCACCATCTTTTGGTATTTTCAATAAAGAATGGCTATACTTTCCTTCAAAGAAGAGAAACGACCATTCTCCATCATGGATCTCCGGCATAAAAGGCTGGGCTACAAAAGCTTCTTCCTGTAATAATCCGTTAATTTCAGCTTCATGACCGGAAAGGTTCTGAGCTGTTAAAATATAAGTGTTTTTAGCTCCTGCACTGATGCAAGGCTTGATGATTAGCTTTTCGGTCTTGAAATGGGCCATAAGTGCATTCAGGTCCAGACGCTCTCCCTTTTCAAGGAATAAAGAAGGGATTACGGCTAAGCCCGAGTCTGCAATTTCGCCGAGGTAATGTTTGTCCATATTCCACCTTACCCGTTCGTAAGGGTTCAGTAGTTTTACGTTTAAAGCTTCCAGATGATCGAGCCATTGTTTAAATTCTGCGATGTGTTCATGGTAATCCCATGGGGATTTAATAATGGCTACCTCATAGTTTTTCCAATCTGCCGCAGGATCATTCCATATGACACGTTCTATGGAAAGGCCTTTGCCTATTAAAAACTCTAGTAAGGTTTTATCCTCATCTACAGTGGTTGAGGTATATTTTTCCTGGATCTGGTAAGAAACATAAGCGATCTTCATCATTCAAAAAGGGTTAGGGGGTAAAGATATCATTAATGGGTTAATTTCCATATGTTATAGGCTTGAGGAAGGCAATGGCCGCAAGGTCTGTAGCCTGCCTGCAGGGCCTCCTGCTCATCCTTAAAAAAGACCCGGTTTTCTACTTTCATGCGTTTCCCCGAGGAGCAGTTCAGCAGGCCATATATTTTGTTTTTTTTATACCCTCCAAACTTGATTTTTCCCGCTTTTATCAAAGAGGCAAGTTGCTTTTTTCGTTCATCGGGATGGAGGCCAAGGCTTAAATGAGAGATCATATTTTTAATGGGTTGTCACAAGATTTGGACAGGCAGGCAAGGTAGGAAGTAAATATAATCGTGTCAACCCGGATCTTGCGAAAACCCATTTCATTCTACCTTTAGAAGCCATCGTCAGCACACCAATGGAATAGAATTATTTTAGCTTCCAAATCTATAAAATAACTGAATGGTTCCTGCTGCTTAAGTAATAGTGCTTTTTCCTATATTCGTTGGGGGATAAATAACGAATGACAATTCAAAACAGGCTTTCTGATCAGGAACTGGTGGCTCTTTTAAAAGAGAGAAATCAAGCTGCATTCACGGAAATCTACGACAGGTATTGGCGGATCATGTATGGTCATGTTTATAAGATGCTATTGGACGAAGAGGAGTCAAAAGATGTCATTCAGGAACTATTTAGCAATTTATGGATCAATTCTGATCGTATTCCGGATCAGTTAAACCTTCCGGGGTACCTGTATATAATGGCAAAAAATAAGGTACTAAACTTGATCCGCAGGAATAAGTTTCAGACTGCCTACCTCAATTCTTTGTCAGATTTTATCACGGAGGCCAGTACGGCTACCATAGATCAGTTGAATGAACGTGATTTGGCTATGGCCATAGAAAGAGAAATTCAAAGTCTTCCGCCAAGGATGAAACAGGTTTTTGAATTAAGCAGGAAAGAGAACCTTTCCTATAAAGAGATTGCAGACCGGCTGGGAACGTCAGAAGAAACCGTTAAAAAGCAGGTGCACAATTCTATCAAATCTATCAAACATCACCTGAAGGAATCAGGCGGAGCTGCAGTGTTATTGCTGACTTTTCTACGCTGATTTTTGAACCCGGGATTTATCTCATTCTGTAGAGCAATATTTTTTTTAATGCCGGATACCCCCTGAGTCTTTTTCATGTGTTTTATTTTAAAGGGAGCGGAAAACTCAGCCTTAAATCCTAACACTATGAACCATCAGGAAGTACAGAAACTCATCGAAAGCTACAACCAGGGGACTGCAAGCCCGGAAGAACGGGCATGGATAGACCATTGGTATCTGAAAGAGGCTGCCAAAAGAAGTCTGACTGAAGATCAGGATTTTGATCACCTGAATGGAGAAATATGGGACGGTGTACTGAGCAGGGCCGGCCTTTCGCAAAAGAAACAAGCTAAGATCTGGTATCGGATCATGGCTGCTGCAGCAGTTCTGCTGATTGTAGGAGCAGGAATCTGGTTTTATAAAAATAACCATCTGGCTGATCCCTTACCAAAAGAGAAACAGTATGTTCAGGATCTTCCTGCCGGAGGAAATAAAGCGGTATTGACCCTTGGGAACGGTGAAAAAGTAGTACTGACGGATGTAGCCGAGGGAAAAATTGCCGAGCAGGCCGGAATCAATATCAGCAAAACTGCAGATGGACAACTGATTTATACAATAGATCCTTCGGCAGCTCAAAATGAAAATACTTCGATGACTTATAATACCATCGAAACGCCTAAGGGGGGGCAGTATCAGATCAATTTGCCCGATGGGACCAGAGTCTGGCTGAATGCTTCTTCCTCCCTGAAGTATCCCACCCGGTTTATTGCAAACGAAAGAAAAGTTGAACTGAAAGGCGAAGGCTATTTTGAGGTTGCCCGGGATCCGGGAAAACCTTTTCGCGTGATGAGCAGCAAGCAGGAGGTAGAGGTATTGGGAACGCATTTTAACATCAACGCCTATGCAGATGAAAATGGCATCCGGACCACTTTACTGGAAGGAAGCGTAAAAGTAAAAGAATCGGGGCATGATGCCCTGCTCAAACCAGGGGAACAATCTTTGCTGAGCGGGAATAGAATGGAGATTAAACCGGTGGATACGGAAATGGCAGTGGCCTGGAAAGATGGATACTTCCTATTTAAAAAAGCAAGTATTCAAACCCTGATGCGGCAATTGTCGAGGTGGTATGATGTAGAAGTCATTTATTCAGGGAACATTCCGGCAACTTCATTTACAGGGAAAGTACACCGCAATACGAGTCTTGCACAAACATTGGAGCTTCTCAGTTTTTCAAAAGTTAATTTCAGGATCGAAGGAAAAAGAATGAGCATTATATATCCTTCCTCTGGAATACCAAAATAACCACGAACCAAATAAACCAAACAATCAATAACCAAATCTAAACCAAATTTAAACATGAAAAGAGCACTCAGGATGCGGTGATTCACCGTTGGGGAGACGACATAAAAAACCGCAGAAGTAGGTCGAAGTACTTCTACGGTAAGTATTTGAGTCAACCCGGATTTCTGATGAAATCAGGAATAAAAAATCAATTGGAAACGAATTCTTGTATTAACCCAAACATTCAAAAGTATGAAAATAAATGCTTTTAACCTAGCTATGCCCAAAACATGGCGCCCTAGTAAAATACTTATAGTCATGAAATTAACCACTTTCCTGATGATGATCAGCCTGATGTATGCAAGTGCAAAAGGCTATAGCCAAATCAATCTGAATGAACGGAATACCACATTGGATAAGGTATTCCAGCTCATTGAAAAACAAACAGATTATGTTTTCATAATCAGGAATTACGATGCCAGTCGGGCGAACATTTCGGTGAAACTTAGAAATGTGTCCATTAATGAGGCTTTGACACAATGTCTTAAAGACCTGCCTTTAACGTTTAAGATCATTGGTAAAAATATCGCCATCGTTGAAAAAGAAATGGCTCGGGAGCAGTTAAATACTCCCGTCATTCTCCCTGTAGACGTCAGAGGGAGGGTGTTAGATGCGAAAGGTCAGCCACTTCCTGGTGTAAATGTGATGGTAAAAGGAATAGCCGGAAAAGGAACCAGTACAGATATAGAGGGTAGGTTTTCCCTTAATGCCAATCCCGGCGACCTGCTGGTATTTAGTTTCATTGGTTTTAAAAAGAAAGAGATAAGGGTAGAGACTGCCCTGGTTCCGGATATCATGCTCGAAGAAGAGCCTGCGCAGCTGGAGTCTGTTGTGGTAGTGGGATACGGTGCGGTAAAAAAGACCGACCTTACCGGTTCCGTATCATCCATAGGTGCAGAAAAGATTACCCAGGTAAAAGGGGTCTCCAATGTTGCGCAGACGCTGCAGGGACAAATGGCAGGTGTACAGGTAAATCAGGGCTCCGGACAGCCAGGTGAGGGGATGAAGATTTCGATCAGGGGAACTAACTCCATCAGTGGCGACAATGCCCCTTTATATGTGATTGATGGAATTCTTTCCCAGGGGATATCTGCCCAGCTCAATGTAGATGACATTGCTACAATTGATGTTTTAAAGGATGCTTCTTCAACGGCTATTTATGGTTCCAGAGGTGCAAATGGCGTCATCATGATCACTACAAAAAGTGGGAAAACCGGAAAGCTTCAGGTGAATTATGACGGATATTACGGATTTCAGGACCTCAGAAAAAGAAAAGACCTGATTGACGCTTCGGAATATGGACAACTTCAAAATGAAGTGGCTGCAAATGATGGTCAGCCTTTACCTTTCACTGCAGAAGAAATTAAAGCCCTTGGAAAAGGAACCGACTGGCAATCTCTGGTTTATAAGACTGCTCCGGTTCAAAACCATACTTTATCATTCTCGGGAGGGTCGGATCATACGAAATACTATACTTCTCTGGGCTATTTCGATCAGAATGGTATTATTGAAAATTCAAACTACAGGCGGTTTTCCTCCCGAATTAACCTGGATCAGAAACTAAACGAGAAAATAAAATTCAATACCAATTTATCCGTGGTTCAGGACCGTTACAGACAGGCAAATTATGCCGGTGCTGATTTTGGCGGTGTCCCTTTCCAGACTATGGTGATGCCACCAACCCAGGGCGTATACGATGCAGATGGAAAATATACTGTATTTACTGGTGTGAGCTGGGGCCAAACCAACCCAATAGGAGTAGCAAAGGAGCAGTACAATCCGAGTAATACCCTGAGAATCCTAGGAAGTGCCGCTTTTACTTATGAGGTCATTAAAGACCTGAAATTAAAAAGTAGTGTCAGCATCGATGCCAATAACAATAAAACAGATCTATATAACCCGCCAAGCATTACTTTTGGCCAGCCTGCAGGAAAGGCCTCCAAGAGCTATAGCAACAATTCTTCTTTTGTAAATGAGAATACTTTGAACTACAACCGTGCCTTTGGACAACATCATTTGGATGTACTGGCGGGGTTTAGTTACCAGTATGATAAAAATGAAGGATTGAATAGTAATGAAGCTTCCGGATTTGTGACAGATGATTATTTAAATCATAACATTCAGGGCGCTACCAATAAAGCCCTGCCCAGCACTTCTTTTGGAGAACGAAACCTGATCTCCTATTTAGGTAGGGTCAATTACAATTATATGGGCAGGTATTTTGCCACTTTTACAGGGAGGTATGATGGCTCTTCTGTATTCGGGGAAAATAATAAATATGCTTTTTTCCCCTCTGCGGCGCTGGCATGGATCTTATCAGAAGAAGATTTTTTGAAAAACAATGCCACGATATCCAATCTGAAACTAAGGGCAAGTTACGGTGCTTCGGGCAGTCAGGCCATTAGCCCGTATCAAACATTGGCAAGGGTATCAGCAGTAAACCCTATTTTCAACAATCAGCCTGTATTGGGTTACGTACTGGGGTCATTACCCAATAGAAACCTGAAATGGGAAACCACCAAGGAACTTGATTTTGGTCTGGATCTGGGACTATTACAGAATAGAATTCAATTTACAGCCGACTACTATGATAAAAAGACGAATGATCTGCTGCTGAGTGTAGATCTGCCACAATCTTCAGGTTTTAGTGCGGTACTGCAAAATCTGGGCTCTGTACAGAACCGGGGTTTTGAGTTCCAGTTGAATACCAGAAACATTGAGGGGCAGGATTTTAAATGGTCCTCTTCCCTGACTTTTTCTCATAATACGAATAAGGTGACCGATCTGGGTAAAGCCGCTGACGGCAGTCCGATTGTATATAAGGAGGTGAGGGCAGGAGGAAACTGGTTTCCGATGATTCTAGGGCAACCTATGCATTCCTTCTATGGGCAAACGGTTGCAGGGGTGTATCAAAGCGATGCCGAAGCGCTCGCAAATGGAGAGCCTCAAAAGCGTGCCGGTGAGTATAAATTTCTGGATTATAATGGGGATGGCAGGGTAGATGACGCTGATAAACATGTCCTGGCCAATATGACCCCTAAATTTACCTTTGGTTTTAACAATAGTTTCAATTATAAAAACTTCGACCTGAGCTTGCTGTTTGTGGGTTCTTTCGGGAATAAAATCGTCAATGAATTCAGAAAATATAACCTGACCTTGAATGGTTTGTGGACACCGACCCAGGAAGCCTTTGATGCCCGATGGAGAGGTCCGGGTACCAGTGAGACCGGTGATAAGCCTTCTAAAGGAAGCATGCAATATACCCGGGATTATGCCAATAGCCTTTGGGTGGAAAACGGTTCTTATCTGAAACTCCGTGATGTTACCCTGGGATATACCTTCTCTCCAAAATTGCTTAAAGCGCTGAATATCGCTTCCATTCGTTTTTATGCCAGCGCCCAGAACTACTTTACCATCACCAAATATTCTGGTTATGATCCGGAAGTTTCCTGGTCTGTGTCGACTGTAAACGGATGGGATAGGGGGAATTATCCTGCTGCAAAATCGATTACCACAGGTGTTAAAGTTAATTTTTAATCATTTAGAAGAACAGGTTATGAAACGATATATTACATTTTCTCTGCTTACTTTAATGCTGTTGACAACAGTTATTTCCGGATGTAAAAAAGCATTGAATGAAGATCCTAAAACATTTATTTCACCGGAGAATTTTTTCAAAAACCCAGAAAGCTATGAGCTCGCCGTATTGGGAATTTATTCCGGATTACCACTCTATTCAGGGAACAGAGCGATGATGCTGGAGATGTGCACCGATATTTATGGGGCTCCTGCATCCGCATTTGAACAGGCACTTCCCATGTATCAGAATGCTCCGGCCTCTTTTTATTACAATACCAGGGAGGCCTGGGGAGGGGCGTATGCCATTATAAAAAATGCAAACTTTATCCTTGAAGAATTGCCAAAGGGACCTCTGGTTGAGCTGAAGAAAAATCAATTAATGGCTGAGGCTCGTTTTCTAAGGGCTTATGCCTATTTTTATCTGGTGCAGCTGTATGGTGATGTGCCTATGCCAGTTAAGCCAATTACCGATTATAGTAAATTACAAATGCCACGAACCGCACAGACTGAAGTCTATAAATTAATCCTGGAAGACCTTAACTATGCAGAAGCAAACCTTCCTGAATCGACTGCTGCTCAGGGAAGGGTTTATAAACTGGTTTCCACCGCGCTACTGGCCAAGGTTTACCTGACAATGGCAGGAAATCCGCTAAAACAGACTCAGCATTTTGCCCATGCGAAAGAAAAAGCTATCGCAGTGATCAATTCGGGAAAGTTTCAGCTGGTAAATGATTTCGCTTCGGTATTTCATCAAACGGCATACACTTCCGAATCAATTTGGGAGAAACTATATGTGACCGGACTGGGAGGCAATCCGGTACATGGGATCACTTTAACTGCGGCAACCTATAACCCTATCCTGGTCCCTGCCGATTGGTTTATCAATAGTTTTGCGACCGGCGACCGGCGAAAACAATGGGGAATTGTTCAGAATTACGCGGGCCCGAAAGGAACGGTATTGAGTCCCTTTTTCCAGAAATTTGCAGATGTATCCGGAGTGGCCGGTGGTACCACCTCTTCGGGGGCAATCGTGAGCTATACCTTTCCATACCTTCGGTTGGCAGAAATGTATTTAATTGCAGCCGAAGCCGAAAATGAGGTAAACGGACCTGCCGGTGCCTATGTTTACATCAATGAGATCCGAAAACGTGCGAGAGTAAATAAGGCAGATGTAACGAATGTGCCCGACTTAACAGGGCTGTCCCAGCAACAGTTCCGGGAAGCAGCATGGATGGAACGTAAATGGGAACTTTGCCTGGAAGGAAGCACCTGGTTTGATTTGAAAAGAACGAATACGATGCAGAATATCCAGAATAGAAGAGGTGCAGGGTTGGTGAATCCAATCGGTGCTTACAATCAAACCTGGCTGATCCCTGATAATGAGGTAGTCAACAATAATATTGCTCAGAACCCAGTATATAAATAATTATAAAATAATCCCGTTGATTTATGAAATTTACAACAATGCCCTGGATCAATCTACCCGGCTTCCTGCTCTGCCTGTTGTTAAGTAGTAATGGTTTTGCCAAGGATATTTATGTTTCCATTAAAGGAAATGACAAAAATCCCGGTACAAAAGAAAAACCTTTCGCTACATTTAAAAGAGCACAACTGGCGCTCAGGACCATCAGAGGAGCGACAACAGTATATGTTCGCGGTGGAACCTATTACTTCACCTCTGCTGTGGTTTTTACTGCACAGGACTCCCGAAGTCCTATGGAGGGAGTGACTTATAAGTCCTACTCCGGAGAAAAGGTAAACCTGAGTGGTGCCCGTGAGTTGCAGTTGAAATGGGAAAATGCTAAGGGTGGGATAAAACGGGCTAAGGTATCAGAAGAGATCGCTTTTGATCAGCTGTTTATCAATGGCAAGCAACAGCGCATGGCGAGATACCCCAATTACAACCCTGACATCCGGTTTTTTGGTGGTGGTTCTGCCGATGCCATTAGTCCGGAAAGGGTAAAAGGATGGAATCATCCCGAAGGAGGTTTCATTCATGCCCTGCATAAACACGAATGGGGCGGGTATCAATACCTGATTTCCGGAAAAGACCAGGAAGGGAAGCTGACCCTTGAAGGTGGTTTCCAGAATAACCGGCAAATGGGGATGCATGATAAATACCGT
This region of Pedobacter steynii genomic DNA includes:
- a CDS encoding RagB/SusD family nutrient uptake outer membrane protein — protein: MKRYITFSLLTLMLLTTVISGCKKALNEDPKTFISPENFFKNPESYELAVLGIYSGLPLYSGNRAMMLEMCTDIYGAPASAFEQALPMYQNAPASFYYNTREAWGGAYAIIKNANFILEELPKGPLVELKKNQLMAEARFLRAYAYFYLVQLYGDVPMPVKPITDYSKLQMPRTAQTEVYKLILEDLNYAEANLPESTAAQGRVYKLVSTALLAKVYLTMAGNPLKQTQHFAHAKEKAIAVINSGKFQLVNDFASVFHQTAYTSESIWEKLYVTGLGGNPVHGITLTAATYNPILVPADWFINSFATGDRRKQWGIVQNYAGPKGTVLSPFFQKFADVSGVAGGTTSSGAIVSYTFPYLRLAEMYLIAAEAENEVNGPAGAYVYINEIRKRARVNKADVTNVPDLTGLSQQQFREAAWMERKWELCLEGSTWFDLKRTNTMQNIQNRRGAGLVNPIGAYNQTWLIPDNEVVNNNIAQNPVYK